From the Musa acuminata AAA Group cultivar baxijiao chromosome BXJ3-7, Cavendish_Baxijiao_AAA, whole genome shotgun sequence genome, one window contains:
- the LOC103992687 gene encoding 17.0 kDa class II heat shock protein-like, translating into MDARLMGLDGHLMSTLHHLVDLPDEVEKALNAPTRTYVRDARAMAATPADVKELPGVYVFVVDMPELKPNEIKVQVEDDCVLVVSGERRRKEEEEEEKEVKYLRMERRMGKFMRRFSLPDNANADVVSATYKDGVLTITVEKLPPPEPKKTKTIEVKVA; encoded by the coding sequence ATGGACGCGAGGCTGATGGGGCTCGACGGCCATCTGATGTCGACGCTACACCACCTAGTGGACCTCCCGGACGAGGTGGAGAAGGCACTCAACGCCCCTACTCGGACCTACGTCCGCGACGCCAGGGCCATGGCGGCGACGCCCGCCGACGTGAAGGAGCTCCCGGGCGTCTACGTCTTTGTCGTGGACATGCCTGAGCTCAAGCCCAACGAGATCAAGGTCCAGGTGGAGGACGACTGCGTGCTCGTCGTCAGCGGAGAGCGGCgccggaaggaggaggaggaggaggagaaggaggtgaaGTACCTGAGGATGGAGCGGCGGATGGGCAAGTTCATGCGCAGGTTCTCGCTGCCGGACAACGCCAATGCCGACGTTGTCAGCGCCACGTACAAGGACGGGGTGCTCACCATCACCGTCGAGAAGTTGCCGCCGCCTGAGCCGAAGAAGACGAAGACCATCGAGGTTAAAGTTGCGTGA
- the LOC108953383 gene encoding WRKY transcription factor WRKY24-like, which yields MLRLRGSASVEIDFSRLLSYVSLQINMLSEIDDYLFLFGDQQEEYVMLSPLEHQIAEANDDDVNQNKPLDHKNGNKAKGSVTGSSSSMRTRVAFRTKSEIEKLDDGYGWRKYGKKMMKNSPNPRFAATLSGTQTQDKNIWDVQVLQQTKKGKQMKS from the exons ATGCTCCGGTTGAGGGGCTCGGCGTCAGTCGAGATTGATTTCTCGCGACTGCTTTCCTACGTCTCGTTGCAGATCAACATGTTGTCGGAGATCGACGACTATCTGTTTCTTTTTGGAGATCAACAGGAAGAATATGTCATGCTGTCTCCTCTTGAGCATCAGATTGCAGAGGCAAATGACGATGATGTCAACCAAAACAAGCCCCTCGATCACAA AAATGGGAATAAGGCGAAGGGCTCGGTGACGGGGAGCAGCAGCAGTATGCGTACCAGAGTTGCATTCAGAACGAAATCAGAGATTGAGAAATTGGATGATGGATATGGCTGGAGAAAGTACGGAAAGAAGATGATGAAGAACAGCCCGAATCCAAG ATTTGCAGCCACTCTTTCTGGCACACAAACACAAGACAAAAACATTTGGGATGTTCAGGTTCTGCAGCAAACtaagaaaggcaagcaaatgAAATCATGA